The Osmerus eperlanus chromosome 12, fOsmEpe2.1, whole genome shotgun sequence genome has a segment encoding these proteins:
- the prkcea gene encoding protein kinase C epsilon type yields the protein MSGSSTEATSENEERVFRERIGPRRRQGAVRRRVHQVNGHKFMATYLRQPTYCSHCRDFIWGVLGKQGYQCQVCTCVVHKRCHELIITKCAGMKKQEETPDEVGSQRFSVNMPHKFSIHNYKVPTFCDHCGSLLWGLMKQGLQCKVCKMNVHRRCEANVAPNCGVDARGIAKVLADMGVTPDKISNTAQRRRKLAPGQDPPQSLPDLSQSEENSFSQAPPTSPSQQELAELARLHQVLSLDQQGPDHSSSSSSTSAGQGQRRSLKDFLFIKVLGKGSFGKVMLAELKGSDEVYAVKVLKKDVILQDDDVDCTLTEKRILALARRHPYLTQLHCCFQTRDRLFFVMEYVNGGDLMFQIQRSRKFDEPRSRFYAAEVTSALMFLHRNGVIYRDLKLDNILLDAEGHCKLADFGMCKEGIMDGVTTTTFCGTPDYIAPEILQELEYGASVDWWALGVLMYEMMAGQPPFEADNEDDLFESILHDDVLYPVWLSKEAVSILRAFMTKNPAKRLGCVVTQGYEEAIKAHPFFKEIDWVLLEQRRVKPPFKPRIKTKRDVNNFDQDFTKEEPVLTPTEEVIVRQINQEEFKDFSYCAEDTQT from the exons ATGTCAGGGTCGTCGACTGAAG CAACCAGTGAGAATGAGGAGCGAGTATTCCGCGAGCGGATTGGTCCTCGGAGACGACAAGGGGCGGTCCGAAGGCGTGTCCACCAGGTGAATGGACACAAGTTCATGGCGACCTACCTACGACAGCCTACGTACTGCTCTCACTGCAGGGACTTCATCTG GGGAGTTTTGGGAAAGCAAGGCTACCAGTGCCAGG tgtgtacctgtgtggtcCACAAGCGCTGCCATGAGCTCATCATCACCAAGTGTGCTGGGATGAAGAAGCAGGAGGAGACCCCAGatgag GTGGGCTCTCAGAGGTTTAGTGTGAACATGCCCCACAAGTTCAGCATCCACAACTACAAGGTCCCCACCTTCTGCGACCACTGTGGCTCGCtgctctggggtctgatgaagCAGGGCTTGCAGTGCAAGG TGTGCAAGATGAACGTGCACCGGCGCTGTGAGGCTAACGTGGCTCCCAACTGTGGCGTTGACGCCAGGGGCATCGCCAAGGTCCTCGCTGACATGGGCGTGACTCCCGACAAGATCTCCAACACTGCTCAGCGCAGGAGGAAG CTGGCTCCAGGGCAGGATCCTCCCCAATCTCTTCCAGACCTCTCCCAATCAGAGGAGAACAGCTTCAGCCAAGCCCcgcccacctcaccctcacagcAGG AGCTGGCAGAGTTGGCTCGTCTGCACCAGGTGCTGTCACTGGACCAGCAGGGACCAGatcactcttcctcctcctcctctacctcagcAGGGCAGGGCCAGAGGAGGAGCCTCAAGGACTTCCTCTTCATCAAGGTCCTGGGCAAGGGCAGCTTCGGGAAG GTGATGCTGGCGGAGCTGAAGGGCTCTGATGAGGTGTACGCTGTGAAGGTTCTGAAGAAGGACGTGATCCTGCAGGATGATGACGTGGACTGCACCCTGACGGAGAAACGCATCCTGGCCCTGGCTCGCAGACACCCCTACCTCACCCAGCTGCACTGCTGCTTCCAGACACGa GACCGCTTGTTTTTTGTGATGGAGTACGTGAATGGGGGAGACCTCATGTTTCAGATCCAGCGCTCAAGGAAGTTTGACGAGCCGCGCTCACGCTTCTACGCCGCCGAGGTCACTTCTGCGCTCATGTTCCTGCACCGCAACGGCGTCATCTACAG ggatCTGAAGCTAGATAACATCCTGCTGGATGCGGAGGGCCACTGTAAGCTGGCTGACTTTGGGATGTGTAAGGAGGGCATCATGGACGgggtcaccaccaccaccttctgTGGCACACCTGACTACATCGCCCCTGAG atcCTGCAGGAGCTGGAGTACGGCGCGTCGGTGGACTGGTGGGCTCTGGGGGTGCTGATGTACGAGATGATGGCCGGACAGCCTCCCTTCGAGGCGGACAACGAGGACGACCTGTTTGAGTCCATCCTCCATGACGACGTCCTGTACCCCGTCTGGCTGAGCAAAGAGGCTGTGTCCATCCTCAGAGCT tttatgaCGAAGAACCCAGCCAAGCGTCTGGGTTGTGTGGTGACTCAGGGGTATGAAGAAGCCATCAAGGCCCATCCCTTCTTCAAAGAGATCGACTGGGTGCTTTTGGAACAGCGAAGGGTTAAACCTCCCTTTAAACCACGCATA AAGACGAAGCGGGATGTGAATAACTTTGACCAGGACTTCACCAAAGAAGAGCCTGTGTTAACACCCACTGAGGAGGTCATAGTGAGGCAAATCAACCAGGAGGAGTTCAAAGACTTCTCCTACTGCGCAGAGGACACACaaacctag